The following are encoded together in the Serratia odorifera genome:
- the pdhR gene encoding pyruvate dehydrogenase complex transcriptional repressor PdhR, which translates to MAYSKIRQPKLSDVIEQQLEYLILEGTLRPGEKLPPERELAKQFDVSRPSLREAIQRLEAKGLLLRRQGGGTFVQTNLWQSFSDPLAELLADHPESQFDLLETRHALEGIAAYYAALRGTEEDLARIRDCHIVIQQAQDSGDLDAEADAVMQYQIAVTEAAHNVVLLHLLRCMGPMLEQNVRQNFELLYSRREMLAKVSSHRAGIFEAIVAREPEKAREASHRHLAFIEEILLDLSREHTRRERSLRRLQQRKD; encoded by the coding sequence ATGGCCTACAGCAAAATCCGCCAGCCCAAGCTGTCAGACGTTATCGAGCAACAGCTCGAATACCTGATTCTCGAGGGTACGCTGCGCCCAGGCGAAAAACTGCCTCCGGAGCGTGAACTGGCGAAACAGTTTGATGTTTCCCGTCCTTCTCTGAGAGAGGCGATCCAGCGCCTGGAAGCGAAAGGGCTGCTGCTGCGTCGTCAGGGCGGCGGTACCTTCGTACAAACAAATCTCTGGCAGAGCTTCAGCGATCCGTTGGCTGAACTGTTGGCCGATCACCCTGAATCACAATTCGACCTGCTCGAAACCCGTCATGCTCTTGAGGGCATCGCTGCGTACTATGCGGCGCTGCGCGGCACGGAAGAAGATCTGGCGCGCATCCGCGATTGCCATATCGTGATTCAACAGGCCCAGGACAGCGGCGATCTCGACGCCGAAGCAGACGCGGTGATGCAGTATCAGATCGCCGTTACCGAAGCTGCCCACAACGTGGTGTTGCTGCATTTGCTACGCTGCATGGGGCCAATGCTGGAACAGAACGTCCGACAGAACTTTGAATTGCTCTACTCGCGCCGTGAGATGTTGGCAAAAGTGAGCAGCCACCGCGCCGGGATTTTTGAGGCGATAGTGGCACGTGAGCCGGAAAAGGCCCGCGAAGCCTCGCACCGCCACTTGGCGTTTATCGAGGAAATTTTGCTGGATCTCAGTCGGGAACATACCCGGCGTGAGAGATCGTTACGGCGACTCCAGCAACGCAAGGATTAA
- the aceE gene encoding pyruvate dehydrogenase (acetyl-transferring), homodimeric type, which yields MSERLNNDVDPIETRDWLQAIESVIREEGVERAQFLIDQVLGQARKGGVSVAAGAAANNYVNTIAVEEEPEYPGNLDLERRIRSAIRWNAIMTVLRASKKDLDLGGHMASFQSSATFYEVCFNHFFRARNEKDGGDLVYFQGHISPGIYARAFLEGRLTEEQMNNFRQEVHGNGLSSYPHPKLMPEFWQFPTVSMGLGPISAIYQAKFLKYLEHRGLKNTAEQTVYAFLGDGEMDEPESKGAITIATREKLDNLVFVINCNLQRLDGPVTGNGKIINELDGIFSGAGWQVIKVIWGGRWDELLRKDTSGKLIQLMNETLDGDYQTFKSRDGAYVREHFFGRYPETAALVKDMTDDEIWALNRGGHDPKKVFAALKKAQDTKGKPTVILAHTIKGYGMGDTAEGKNIAHQVKKMNMEGVHHFRDRFNVPVADADIEKLPYLTFEKDSEEYKYLHERRQALAGYLPSRLPNFTQKLELPTLEDFSSLLEEQNKEISTTIAFVRALNVMLKNKSIKDRLVPIIADEARTFGMEGLFRQIGIYSPNGQQYTPQDREQVAYYKEDEKGQILQEGINELGAASSWLAAATSYSTNDLPMIPFYIYYSMFGFQRIGDLCWAAGDQQARGFLIGGTSGRTTLNGEGLQHEDGHSHIQSLTIPNCISYDPAYAYEVAVIMHDGLVRMYGEAQENVYYYITTLNENYHMPAMPQGAEEGIRKGIYKLETLEGSKGKVQLMGSGSILRHVREAAQILAKDYGVGSDVFSVTSFTELARDGQDCERWNMLHPTEEPRVPYVAQVLSDAPAVASTDYMKLFAEQIRNFIPASDYRVLGTDGFGRSDSRENLRHHFEVDASYVVVAALGELAKRGEIDKKVVADAITKFNIDADKVNPRLA from the coding sequence ATGTCAGAACGTTTAAACAATGACGTGGATCCGATCGAAACCCGCGACTGGCTGCAGGCGATCGAATCGGTCATCCGTGAAGAGGGTGTTGAGCGAGCTCAGTTTCTGATTGATCAGGTATTGGGTCAGGCCCGCAAAGGCGGCGTGAGCGTAGCGGCAGGTGCCGCAGCGAACAACTACGTCAACACCATCGCGGTGGAAGAGGAGCCTGAATATCCGGGTAACCTGGATCTGGAACGCCGCATTCGCAGCGCCATCCGCTGGAACGCCATTATGACCGTTCTGCGTGCTTCCAAGAAAGACCTGGATCTGGGCGGCCACATGGCTTCCTTCCAGTCTTCCGCGACCTTCTATGAAGTCTGCTTTAACCACTTCTTCCGTGCACGTAACGAGAAAGATGGCGGCGATCTGGTGTATTTCCAGGGCCACATCTCTCCAGGCATTTATGCACGTGCCTTCCTTGAAGGCCGCCTGACCGAAGAACAAATGAACAACTTCCGTCAGGAAGTACACGGCAATGGTCTGTCATCTTATCCGCATCCTAAGTTGATGCCTGAATTCTGGCAGTTCCCGACCGTTTCCATGGGCCTGGGGCCAATCAGCGCCATTTACCAGGCGAAGTTCCTGAAATATCTGGAACACCGCGGCCTGAAAAATACCGCAGAACAAACCGTTTACGCTTTCCTGGGTGACGGCGAGATGGATGAGCCGGAATCCAAGGGCGCCATCACCATCGCGACCCGTGAAAAACTGGACAACCTGGTCTTCGTCATCAACTGCAACCTGCAGCGTCTGGACGGCCCGGTCACCGGTAACGGCAAGATCATCAACGAACTGGACGGCATCTTCAGCGGCGCCGGCTGGCAGGTGATCAAAGTGATCTGGGGCGGGCGTTGGGACGAACTGCTGCGTAAAGATACCAGCGGCAAGCTGATTCAACTGATGAACGAAACCCTGGACGGCGATTACCAGACCTTCAAATCCCGCGATGGCGCTTACGTTCGCGAGCACTTCTTCGGCCGTTATCCAGAAACCGCGGCGTTGGTCAAAGACATGACCGACGATGAGATCTGGGCGCTGAACCGTGGTGGTCACGATCCGAAGAAAGTCTTTGCTGCCCTGAAGAAAGCACAGGACACCAAAGGTAAACCGACCGTTATCCTGGCCCATACCATCAAAGGTTACGGCATGGGTGATACCGCGGAAGGCAAAAACATCGCTCACCAGGTCAAGAAAATGAACATGGAAGGGGTTCACCACTTCCGCGATCGTTTCAACGTGCCGGTTGCCGATGCCGATATCGAAAAACTGCCGTACCTGACCTTCGAGAAAGATTCCGAAGAGTACAAGTATCTGCACGAACGCCGTCAGGCACTGGCCGGTTACCTGCCAAGCCGTCTGCCGAACTTCACGCAGAAGCTGGAGCTGCCGACGCTGGAAGATTTCAGTTCACTGCTGGAAGAGCAGAACAAGGAAATCTCTACCACCATCGCCTTCGTGCGTGCGCTGAACGTGATGCTGAAGAACAAGTCGATCAAGGATCGCCTGGTGCCAATCATCGCCGATGAAGCGCGTACCTTCGGTATGGAAGGCCTGTTCCGTCAGATCGGTATTTACAGCCCGAACGGCCAGCAGTACACCCCGCAGGACCGTGAGCAGGTTGCTTACTACAAAGAAGACGAGAAAGGCCAGATCCTGCAGGAAGGCATCAACGAACTGGGTGCGGCATCTTCCTGGCTGGCAGCGGCGACCTCTTACAGCACCAACGATCTGCCGATGATTCCGTTCTACATCTACTATTCGATGTTCGGTTTCCAACGTATCGGCGACCTGTGCTGGGCGGCGGGCGACCAACAGGCGCGTGGCTTCCTGATCGGCGGCACCTCTGGCCGTACCACGCTGAACGGCGAAGGTCTGCAGCACGAAGATGGCCACAGCCACATTCAGTCGCTGACCATCCCTAACTGTATCTCTTACGATCCGGCTTATGCCTACGAAGTGGCGGTCATCATGCATGACGGTCTGGTGCGTATGTACGGTGAAGCGCAAGAGAACGTGTACTACTACATCACTACGCTGAACGAAAACTACCACATGCCGGCCATGCCGCAGGGCGCAGAAGAGGGTATCCGCAAGGGTATTTACAAGCTGGAAACCCTGGAAGGCAGCAAAGGCAAGGTACAGCTGATGGGCTCCGGCTCGATCCTGCGTCACGTACGTGAAGCCGCGCAGATCCTGGCGAAAGATTACGGCGTTGGTTCCGACGTGTTCAGCGTGACCTCGTTCACCGAACTGGCGCGCGATGGCCAGGACTGCGAACGCTGGAACATGCTGCACCCAACCGAAGAGCCGCGTGTTCCTTACGTTGCTCAGGTGCTGAGCGATGCGCCAGCGGTAGCCTCTACCGACTACATGAAGCTGTTTGCCGAGCAGATCCGCAACTTCATCCCGGCCAGCGATTATCGCGTTCTGGGCACCGACGGTTTCGGCCGTTCCG